GCTGTGATCCACCATTATCAGGAAATCATCCACTACCTCAGTCGGCGGCTTGGCGATCGTCAGGCTGCCACCGATTTGGCGCACGATGCCTTTGTGCGCCTGCTCGATCGCAGGGCGGAGAGCGATATCGAGCAGCCTCGCGCCTTTCTCTTCAAGACCGCCACCAACCTCAGCATCGACCTGCATCGCCGCGCCCGGGTGCGACGTAGCGAACCGCTCGACAGCCTCGATCACGAGCAGTGTCTGGACGAGCACGATCCCGAAGAGCATGCCATTCAGGCCCAGCAGTTGATGCTGCTGCGCCGGGCGCTGGACGAATTGCCGGCGGCGTGTCGCGAGGCGTTTCTGTTGCGCAAGGTGGAAGGCTGCTCTCACGCGGAAATCGCTGAACGCCTTTGCTTGTCCCGGGACATGGTGGAGAAGCACATCGTAAATGCAATGAAGCATTGTCGCGTCCGCCTGCTCAGTTGGACCCGCTGATCGTCGGCATTCGTTCGGGCCAACGTGCTGTGAATGAGAATGATTCTAAATTTCTCGGTCGCTGCCTCGTCTTCTCTTCAAAGCCGCTTTCACCCCGTCGGCATGACGGCGGAGGCGTGCTTCCGGTGGTCGGCGCGTATGCGTCGGTCCGTGGTAAACGGCTAGAGGACACAGGCACCCATGACTCAATTGATCGCTCCAACGTATGACGTGCTGGGCATCGGCTTCGGCCCCTCCAATCTGGCGCTGGCCATCGCCTTGCAGGAGCAGACCCAGCGCCAGAAGCGCGATTGCCACATGCTGTTTCTCGACAAGCAGCAGGATTATCGCTGGCATGGCAATACCCTGGTGGCGCAGAGCGAACTGCAGATTTCCTTTCTCAAGGATCTGGTGACGCTGCGCAATCCCACCAGCCCCTACAGCTTCGTCAACTACCTGCACGAGCAGGGCAGGCTGATCGATTTCATCAACCTGGGCACCTTTTATCCCTGCCGTCTCGAGTACAACGACTACCTGCGCTGGGTGGGACGCCAGTTCGCTGACCAGTGCGCCTATGGCGAGACGGTGAAGCGTGTCGAGCCCGTATCCAGTGCCCAGGGCATCGATCGGCTCAAGGTAATCTCGACCGATGCCCAGGGGCGTGAGCATTTTCGTCTGGCGCGTTCCATCGTGCTCAGTACCGGCGGCACGCCGCGTATTCCCGAGGCCTTTGCGCCGTTGCGTAGCGACTCCCGAGTTTTCCACCATTCGCGTTATCTGGAGTGCATGGCCCAGCAACGCTGCACCCGGCACGAGCCGATGCGCATCGCAGTGGTGGGCGGCGGTCAGAGTGCGGCCGAAGCCTTCATCGATCTGAACGACAGCTTCCCGTCCGTGCAGGTGGACATGATCCTGCGTGCCGCCGTCCTGAAGCCGGCTGATGACAGTCCTTTCGTCAACGAGATTTTCGCGCCGAACTACACCGACCTGGTGTTCAACGAGCCGGAAAGCGAGCGCGAGAAGCTGATTCAGGAGTATCACAACACCAACTATTCGGTGGTCGATCTCGACCTGATCGAGCGCATCTATGGCATTTTCTATCGCCAGAAGGTCGCCAATGACGCCCGTCACAGCTTCCTCTGTCGTCGGTCGGTAGAGGCGGCCCGCGCCGATGCGAACGGTGTCGAGCTGACCCTGTGCGACAGCGCCACCGGCATGGTGGAGAGCCGTCGCTACGATGCGGTCATTCTGGCCACCGGCTACGAACGCACCTCGCACCGCGAGCTGCTGGCGCCGTTGCAGGAGTATCTGGGTGACTTCAGCGTCGGGCGCGATTACCGGGTTCAAGCCGACGACCGCTTGCGTGCCGGCATCTATCTGCAAGGGTTCAGCCAGGACAGCCACGGCCTCAGCGATACCTTGCTGTCGGTACTGCCGATGCGTGCCGAGGAGATCGCCGCTTCGCTGTTGGACAACCTGCCGGCGGTCGCAACGGTGCCGCATGCCCGCACCGCGGAAAGTGCCTGAGTATCGCTGACCGCGTTGGCGATTCGAGTCGTTCGGTTGATTTTCACCGAGCGACTAATTTTTTCGGGTGCTCGTTCGTCTTGGGTTTTTCGAGGTAATAAACATGACCGGTTGCACCATCCCTTTGCCTGATGGCCGGCAGTTGCTCGTCGATGGCGGCGATCACGCGCTGAGCCTGCTGGTCGACGATCAAATGCTGGGCCGAGCCGAGCGTCAGGGCGATTCCTGGCGACTGTCGGCCGTCGACATGCGCCAGGCGGTCTGGCTGTTGGCCTACCAGGCGTTTGCCAGTGACCCGTTGTGCCAGCGGCTGGCGCTGAGCCTGGACGAGTGCCCGGCGGAGCTGGTGCACAGCGGCCTGCTCAACCGGGACTCGAGCGGCGCCTGGCAGGTGGAGCGGGCGACGTTCTGGCAATTGCCGACACCCTGGCGTCCTGGTCCGGCCAGCGAAGGCTATCCGCAGCGCCTGCGCGTCACCGAGGGCAAGCGCCATCCGTTGCGCCCGCCAAAGCCGAGCGGCGAGCTGTACCGTCGTTTCGATGTGCGGCTGGGCAGCTGGATCTCGTTTCGTGCCCTGGAAGTCGATACCGATCTGCAGCGCTTCAATCGCTGGCAGAATCAGCCACGGGTCGCGGCATTCTGGCAGGAGGAGGGCAGTCTCGAGCAGCATCGGCAGTACCTGGAAAAGCTTGCGGCCGACCCCCATACGCTGGCCCTCATTGGCTGCTTCGATGGTGAGCCGTTCGGCTACTTCGAGGCCTACTGGGCCAAGGAGGACCGCATCGCGCCGTTCTACTCCGCCGATGACTACGACCGGGGTATCCACATGCTGGTAGGAGAGGATGCGCACCGCGGTCCGCACAAGGTGGAAAGCTGGCTGCCGGCGCTGGTTCACTACCTGTTGCTGGACGAGCCACGTACCCAGCGCATCGTGGCTGAGCCGCGCGCCGACAACGCCCGGATGATCGGGCATATGCAGCGCCTGGGTTTCTGGCTGGAAAAGGAGTTCGACTTTCCGCACAAGCGTGCCGCGCTGATGGTGCAAAGCCGCGAGCGCTTCTTCGAGCGATGCCGGTTGTGCTGAGTTGCACGCCGTGCGATGACCGGGAGCGGCGATGATCACCGCCCTCGCGCCGCTGTATGTCGGCGAGTTCGCCAGCTACCGGGATGTCCTGACGACTCGGGACGATGCGCGTCCGTCGATACCGGCGTCCCAGTTGCTGCAACCGGCTCGGCTCGAGGCGATCTTCCAGCGTTTCGACCCGTTGCATACCGGGCAGGACCGTCGTGCGCTGGCTTCCCAATGGTCCAAGTACTACCTGGTGCGGCTGATT
This DNA window, taken from Stutzerimonas stutzeri, encodes the following:
- a CDS encoding sigma-70 family RNA polymerase sigma factor, whose translation is MIHHYQEIIHYLSRRLGDRQAATDLAHDAFVRLLDRRAESDIEQPRAFLFKTATNLSIDLHRRARVRRSEPLDSLDHEQCLDEHDPEEHAIQAQQLMLLRRALDELPAACREAFLLRKVEGCSHAEIAERLCLSRDMVEKHIVNAMKHCRVRLLSWTR
- a CDS encoding lysine N(6)-hydroxylase/L-ornithine N(5)-oxygenase family protein; its protein translation is MTQLIAPTYDVLGIGFGPSNLALAIALQEQTQRQKRDCHMLFLDKQQDYRWHGNTLVAQSELQISFLKDLVTLRNPTSPYSFVNYLHEQGRLIDFINLGTFYPCRLEYNDYLRWVGRQFADQCAYGETVKRVEPVSSAQGIDRLKVISTDAQGREHFRLARSIVLSTGGTPRIPEAFAPLRSDSRVFHHSRYLECMAQQRCTRHEPMRIAVVGGGQSAAEAFIDLNDSFPSVQVDMILRAAVLKPADDSPFVNEIFAPNYTDLVFNEPESEREKLIQEYHNTNYSVVDLDLIERIYGIFYRQKVANDARHSFLCRRSVEAARADANGVELTLCDSATGMVESRRYDAVILATGYERTSHRELLAPLQEYLGDFSVGRDYRVQADDRLRAGIYLQGFSQDSHGLSDTLLSVLPMRAEEIAASLLDNLPAVATVPHARTAESA
- a CDS encoding GNAT family N-acetyltransferase, with protein sequence MTGCTIPLPDGRQLLVDGGDHALSLLVDDQMLGRAERQGDSWRLSAVDMRQAVWLLAYQAFASDPLCQRLALSLDECPAELVHSGLLNRDSSGAWQVERATFWQLPTPWRPGPASEGYPQRLRVTEGKRHPLRPPKPSGELYRRFDVRLGSWISFRALEVDTDLQRFNRWQNQPRVAAFWQEEGSLEQHRQYLEKLAADPHTLALIGCFDGEPFGYFEAYWAKEDRIAPFYSADDYDRGIHMLVGEDAHRGPHKVESWLPALVHYLLLDEPRTQRIVAEPRADNARMIGHMQRLGFWLEKEFDFPHKRAALMVQSRERFFERCRLC